The following DNA comes from Watersipora subatra chromosome 8, tzWatSuba1.1, whole genome shotgun sequence.
TGATAAACAGATGTACAGATCAGGCGAATAAATTGACATAGCACcagatgaaaaataaatagaCAAGGAGATAAACGGATAGACAGATAGGCAGATAGACAAATaaacagatacacagatacacaggtAAACAGATTGACTTTACAGTGGTCTATGTGTCTATGTGTCTACTCGTCCATCAGTCGATCGGTCGATCGATTGCACAGAAAaattgcaatatatatattacaattttctatatatatatttaccgtaagtccttatgctcaagccacgcggcttgtcattgggcgcggcttctggttcaaggtcatggACCGCAGGCTTATGGCTATTCTTTTAAAAATTACGTGGGGCTCAGGGCGgtttctcgataaatgcggtctctgctcagctcCCGCGCTACAACCATAGAATAGcattcatgatacacttttatgtacagggcgttttggcgacctactcgtttattttcaaggtcatgtttatggaatatgTACTTTTTACTAAACAAGAGTTTATCACTCTAAGTCGAGATGAATTTGTGACAAACGAGTCAGAGCCAAGTGGTTGGGAGCATGTTAATACCTGCTGACATCGAAGCAGAAACTATGGACCAAACTGAGTACAAAACagcttttcttattcaagaggacgagagaatagcgaaacccgtctcaacactTTGGCTCCCGACGGTGCTAAAGATGACCAAACTTCAGTCATTAGCCGtggtctgtgggcatatgcggcttgttggtaagggcggctagataccactgacggcttgttggaggattattttttccttcgtgagtcatctgtttgcgagcacaagccgcgcggttTGAGCATGAAaacttacggtatatatatatatataaatattaatttttaaaagtttgtctgtgtttgtgtatgtttggttctagctattaaaatattgaaacttAAGATTTGGCATTATGATGTGTTTGAACTCACAGAGACTTCAATCACAAGTTTTAAATCTatgcgctctaccactgagctatacaagacGCACTAACCAAAAGCACTATCATATACCAAATAGCGTTTGCACATTCCAAATGACCGATTATTTTAAACTCtttgaattctattaactctatgaaacatgattatttttttatatatgtttgaACTTCTATTTGCgatttttcataaggttcaattgctatatctgcggtcaaggccaattcttatTAAGCGGAGAGTTGTATTATCTTCATAGAAAGAGCCTCGAAATTTTCTTTCCATCTGATTCGACAAAGACAGTAAAATATCTCATTTGTACATTTGTACCAATATCGAGAGTTATCAGTCTCATCATATtcaaacacacacgcacacacacagagaAACGCACTCACGCAGAAAAgcacacacacagaaacactcATGCTCGCATGCATACAGAAACGCATGCATgcccacacgcacacacacacgcacacagaaACGCACGAACACAGAAATGCACGCATGCCAGCACACAGAAACGCACGCATGCCCGCATGCACACAGAAATGCATGCATgcccacacgcacacacatacttctatgcaagattttttattaataattcaaaatattcaggacttttattttgttttctcagttggtGTCAATcgtattgtatcattactgaatcatcttttattgtaatcacagcaaaacagattttattTAGCTAATACTTGCTAattgtttcacttttacatttaaacccttttatagttgttttgtttttttctaatttatttgacccgCACCAAACATTTTCtttataatatgaagtttaaaagttacagttgttcgacaaagtttgaaaacctttacagtggtttttattttctctcttaatttatttcaactacacaaaacacttttctcatgatatgtagtttgaaagttagaatggcaaaggTTGTTAAATGGTaagtacaaaataattttttgtccaaagacatttttattccCCAGGCAACACGGGGTAGTACAGTTTTttctatatttataaaacaaGTGCCTTTTTGCCAATTGTATGTCCAGATTACTGCGATTCGTTAATATACGTCAACTGTGAAggtactattggttactacaaGCATGCTTGCATTTCCATACGCCACGAAAGATCATTATGTGTAATGAAGATGGGCACAGTTAGTCTAAAGTGATGCAACACAGCAGTGTGGTTTAGTGGTAGAGATCTTGGCTTTACCTCTGTGTGTTCAAATGAATGGGTTTGATCTCTATGATGtgcaaattttttttccaaAGCTTTTAGTTAGCTTTGGGTGGAAGAACAGATACATCGTATGTAcatttcttattatagtaaagcttcAAATATTAGCTTATTTTACAAGCTTAAGATActtaaattcattgggtaaaaaagttagccaatggcaactacattgcaTACCACGGTTTGTAAGATGTTTTAAGTCGTGAACAAGTGtatagcataagaagtaagaaattTGAGTGTAGTCAATGCTATATATGTTAATTAGAAACTATTTTTTCTATGCattaagcttttttattaaCCGGGCAACATCAGGCATTCAGCTCATgttatgataaatgcaaatgCATATCACAAAAATTTAGCAAGCGGTAAtacagaaaatttttttgcaggaTACTTGATGTCTGATTACTTCGATCGACACCACCAAACTGCAGCTGAATGCGTTGATGGAAAACCAGAGTATGTAGATGGAGAGAGTGCTAATGATAACCCTGCAGTCATGATTTTGATAAGGGCTCTTTGCGATCGTGGAGTACCTTGTCCACCTTACCACCCAGATAAAGCTATTACTTGTGTAGTGTGCACAAAGTAATTAAGTTTCAGGAAAAAATGTAACAATGGAATATAATCTAGTTCTTGTCACCATTCTAACCTATTATGTTAACTTGTTTCacattatttaattattttaaacagaATCTATCAAATGCTTGCCTATGCCATTTGATAAATCATTTTATGCCAATCAAATTTACTTTTTCTGAGCATATTTATTTTTCTTATAGAAATTCTTTGCTAAAATTATAAGTAAAGTTTGTGATTGTTCTCATAATTTTTGTCAGCAATGTTTAACATAGTTTTTGGTTACAACTCTAGTCAATAAATATCTAATGACTGAAGTAAAATAAGGCTAAAGCACAGAGAAGCACCTACTAGCATTACATACTATGGAGAAAATTGATTTTCTGTACTCAATGGCAGTCTCAGaacatagtattttgtaaaGTTAGCACAAATGTGTGTGTAGTTCACAAAGTCGAGTTTGTTGAATGCTATAAAAGTTTTAACTTGAATCATGAGATAAGGTGCACAATATTACCTCTCTGCATTTGCCCAATAATTTGCATTTCATCACAAAAAGAAAGCTTTGGTATCTTGACCAACtcaatcattatttttttaaacataaataaaattgaattcTACAAGTTTTGCTATAGATTTAACTGGCACCTTCTGTAGCAGCTAATAGGTATATAAGACGAGAAAACTTTCATTAGCTGTGCCAAAGAACCAGATCGTAAACCGCTTACTGATAATCTTTCGACAATTTCTTTCATTCTGTAGCTAAGACCTAAAAAACCTATTATCTCCATGCATCAGCAGTCAGTGGGTGGCAGCGCTGATCATTAGATGAGACATCTTAAATTGGTTCAATTAAAATTAACAGGGTAAATTTTAATTGAATGGTAAAATGAAGACAAAAAAAACATCATGTTCCAATTAGTGAggtgaaacaaaattgtataacagggaAGTTGTCTCTCGAGGGAGCACTGTattaatgaataataaaaagtgGACATTTAGCATGAGCAATCGCAAAAAGGATAtgcggtatatggtaaaagtgacGGGTGTGATAAAAATGCCCTAGCCTTGAATGCCCTCGCTTTTTATTGCATGCTTGTTAAAAATTGAGAGTTGAATAttgcgagttcaaatctagtacaAAGGAGAATTttcattgctataactggacagacgaacgACAGATGAGAAACAGctgacagacaaactttgaaattataaaatcaataaaataaaataataataataaatcaataaaataaaataatatttaataataaatataatatatttactaataaatataatattaataataaaattgttaaatattattaatataaaattattaatataattattaatataaaatcattaaatataatatttaataacaaaatattataaatttaattacaaattaataaagtaaaataaaataaaattgagatttttatatatagatgcaGACCTAATTCAATGTTTTTTATCATGACCTAGTCTTTTTCCTCATATACTGAATGGTCAACTAACAAAGCCTTGCAATAATTCTCTTTAAATTTCAgcataaaaaaactttaaagagcATTTTTTTTAAACGTGTATCACTAATTATACGGTTTATTCTATAAGCATAAAtgcttttttatgcatttctggCGTGTGGTTCATTTTCTGCTTTCAAACTTGtttgtaaaaaagttttaacttaTGTGAACCTCGGATTTTTTAGTTATGCCATCATAACCCAACACAGCCAGAATATTTACCATTATAAAAGGCGTGTTCGCCGTTTTTCTGTCCGTTTATtcgaagccatgctaagagcatTAAAAATTGCCTTTCACTGCACAGCAAtcaatttccaatttttagATTCTCAGCTAAGCATGCTACTACCTGCACCACTCACAACCTTCCAGCATcacagaataattatgcacatagttattacacatgatgatctttcatggcACACGGGACTACCAGGGTATTGGTAGCAATAATATTAGCTTTATTTGCCATGTTGATATCCAACACACTTTTCTGCATGTGCTGGTTTGTTTGTCTAACGTTAGATCACTATTTTTAGAGAAGAGCGCTTTgcttgtcattgatgcttttagGCATGATGCCTACGAGGTAAGATGGCTCCTTTAAAATTGAGTGGTTTTCAGGATTTGCAAATGACTCATAGTATTATTACAAGTTATCATGAACGGCTCCAACTTAATAGTCTAACACGGAGAAACAAAAGGAATTATGCAAAGAATGCTGAAAAGAAATAACAAGAAAGGACTGACAACTGCTAAACTAAAACATCAAACTACACAAATTTAACACCCTCCCTTAGCTACAGAGATTTTTGACAAATACAAGAAGCGTAGgaattattttacaaaagacAACACATCTCACACAAATGCACACAAAACCATAATCTATACTCCGCCTATCATTGACAGCAGTTTGCTGTAATGGCTGCGAGGAGTGATTTTGTGAGTATATCAGCTTACAGGTGTTGGGTTGAACAGCAAAAAGATTTGATTTGCTTGATTACAATCTCCctatgtacagtatgtagtaAAACGGTGGCTACATCTAGCTTGTTAGCAGATAAATTGTCTATGTGTAGAGAAATGTATGTTCAGTTTTAACCAGTAACGTTTCTGTGGGCTTTCTCAACCATGCAACTTTTCTAGAAGCTTCAAATGCAGCCATATACTCAGCCGCTGTAGCAGATAAACCAACAACGCAGGGCCTCTTACTAATCAAAGAGATAACCCTTTCTTCATAGATGAAAACTACACCAGTTTTCACGTACAAAGAAGGatgtcatgtcatgtcatgtcatATTAAATATGTCACCGTGAAAACTCCTTCATTATGTATCATGACATAGTTTTCATGCTATATAACAACCATCAAAAACCATAGCAACCaataaaaacatacatataatttCTGATGGAATGTACTAAATTTTGTGTGGCGGATAAACTCATCAGGCggatttttatggtgcaaaatTAGAGGGGAGATAATTTAACTAACTCTGAGAACCTGTGTCATAAGTTGCAGCAACAGAATCTAAACTGTTCTTAGCACAATTATCATCTGTAGTTGACTGATGACTTTGACCTTGATGATTTTGAAATCTACACAAGTGCATCCCAATTCAATAAGCAAACTAAAATTTGAATTAAATTATAGCAGAATTAATGCTTTGCAAGCAATTCATAACTGATAGTTGAAATATTTATCACGATCTTTACTATACTAAGAGCCGTGTTTGTTCGACCACTTGTCCGAAGCCACAGTTAAAATgttaggaaaaatattttttatcactgGAATTGGGCTTGGATATTAATCTTTCCAGCCTAGCACACCTCTATGTACGCCACTCAACAACAATTCCtgctttaataataatatatatataaatctcaaaagtTTGTCCATCTGTTGTCTGTTCTTGTCATATTTTGGTATGTTCAGCCATAGCTAGTAAAATCTAGAAACTTAAAATTCAGCATTACGATGGATTAGAACATAAAAAGTTTGATATTGCAATATATCAAACCATGCGCTCTAACACTGAGCTAGATACAGCGTGATGATCAAAGACGatatcatataccgtatgcacacgctaaatgcaTTTTTAGCACTGCGCCCACGCAGTACAATACTCCTGTTATGAAATATTCTTCGCTTAACTATAGAAACATGATGTTTTTTTGTTAGGGCGAGTTTTTTTCTGTCAAACaacatcaacaataatttctctcaaaaataaaatttggcaatttttgcactgattatatacgttaccaagagatatacgttgctcACCGTGAcgagttcagcgttatccgcTATCATATACGGTATAACGTATGCACAAGgtaaatgacatattatttaaaaaattttatgaattCTGTTAGCTtcatgaaacatgatgctttttcacGTTTTCTTGAGcttctattttcagtttttcgtaaggttaAATTATTATACCTGGGGTCAAGGTCTCTTCTTCTCACatggacaattatattatttctgtaagaagagcctctacattctctctctttaTGGTTAGACAAAGACAGTGCGGtatctcatttttaaatttgtaccagtatcgagaggtaccagtatcgtcgcattcaatgttttgatagatagcttctggtagaacagtaaccttttttatacacacgctTCCATGCAAAAGTTGTTATAGATGATTGGCAAGTATGCAAGCCAATCACCTAGTTAATTGTAACTGATAgtaactgatatatatatatatacataaatatatctatatatatatatgtatatatatatatatatatatatatatatatatatatatatatatatatatatatatatatatatatatatatatatatatatatatatatatatatatgaatatatatatatatatgaatattatatatatatatatatatgaatatatgatatatatgtatatatatatctatctatacatatatatatatatatagtatatatatcagttactggtggatcggacggccTGTCAAgccagcaggagaaggcaaaccaatcttgccatggcttggattgactacaaaaaggcctatgactcaattccccatagttggatacttgagtgcctcagtatgtacaatgttcaccctgctcttgtggcattcatcaagatgtcaatgaccaaatggaagacggaactggaggctaatggcaacaAGCTGGCgaatgtaaaaattaagcgaggcatctatcaaggtgactccttattaccgctgctcttctgcatatgcctaaaccctctaagcaatatgctggaagagactcaatatgggtaccagtttaatagtggcaccaagataaaccacctcttctacatggatgacatcaagctgtacgctaacaaagaaagggacattgattcgctaatagacctcactcaggtatacagcaaggacatcggaatgaccttcggtattgagaaatgtggaaggctaattcttaagaaaggccattctatgcttaCAGATgacctaagaatgccaaatggtaccatcaaagatatacaagaagggtacaagtacttggggattatgcaaagcaacatcaaccacgaagccgaggtacgtcacaaagccattaccgaatacaaaaaacgccttcggcaggtcttacggagccagctcaatgccaagaaccaagtcatggcaataaatacctacacacttccagtaataagatatccagcaggcataataaagtggactgaggaagccatcaaagaaacagatatagcaactcgtaaactgctgaccatgcatggagcactccatccaaaatctgatactactagattgtatcttgataggaaagatgggggtaggggactcaaaagtgtacagcagacagtgaaagaggaggagcaaagcatcaaagcatatgccgcctccatggccatttcagataagttgctagctgaatttcaatcggctgctcttacaacggacctatcccctgatgatgaggaaattgactggcacacgaaaccttttcatggtgcttaccaccaacaaatatctaaggttggcgatcttcaccagacatatatgtggcggAACAAAGGAAACCTGATGGCCAATACGGAGTCGcgaatcatggcagcccaggagcaagtgcttccaacaaggcaactccaaacaaaaatctatcacactagagacgatcctagatggaGACTGTGCAAAgttgcacctgagaccatccaacacatcatcagtggatgaaagcagctagcaggaaacgcatacactgagcggcataatcatgtcacaggtgttgtgtatagaagtctatgtgatgagtatggccttaataaaccagaacactggtgggaagctcctggtaaggtcaatgaaaatgaccgcgctaagatcctctgggacttctacatccaaactgacaagcatgtcctagcaaaccaaccagatatagtggtggtagacacgGAGAACAAacgggctactataatagatatagcagtacccaatgattacaatatagccagcaaagaaaaagaaaatgtagagaaatatctccctcttggagaagagattgaaaaatgctggaatgtaagaacaactgtaattccagtagtcattggggcactgggcgcaataacaccggcgcataaaatgtggcttgcccaaataccaacaacaatcaactcaggtgagttgcagaaaagtgcgctattgggaacagctaagatcttgaggcgagtgctcaaactcccaggtctctggtaggagacctgagttagagcagaatttaccacccatacggggtatccagggtgaggaaacaatttatatatatatatatataaattgtttcctcaccccggataccccgtatgggtagtaaattctgctctaactcgagtttcctaccagagacctgggagtttgagaactcgcctcaagatctttgctgttcccaatagcgcacttttctgcaactcacctgagttgattgttgttggtatttgggcaagccacattttatgcgccggtgttattgcgcccagtgccccaatgactactgggattacagttgttcttacattccagcattttttaatttcttctccaagagggagatatttctctaccttctctttttctttgctggctatattgtagtcattggtactgctatatctattatagtagccctcttgttctccttgtctaccaccactatatctggttggtttgctaggacatgcttgtcagtttggatgtagaagtcccagaggatcttagcgcggtcattttcattgacctatatatatatatatatatatatatatatatatatatatatatatatatatatatatatatatatatatatatatatatatatatatatatatatatatatatatataaatatata
Coding sequences within:
- the LOC137402382 gene encoding uncharacterized protein, with the protein product MLIPADIEAETMDQTEYKTAFLIQEDERIAKPVSTLWLPTVLKMTKLQSLAVVCGHMRLVGYLMSDYFDRHHQTAAECVDGKPEYVDGESANDNPAVMILIRALCDRGVPCPPYHPDKAITCLRPKKPIISMHQQSVGGSADH